The following proteins are co-located in the Oncorhynchus gorbuscha isolate QuinsamMale2020 ecotype Even-year linkage group LG22, OgorEven_v1.0, whole genome shotgun sequence genome:
- the LOC124009350 gene encoding profilin-2-like isoform X2 yields the protein MSWQSYVDNLMADGSCQDSAIVGYTDAKYVWAAHAGGTFSNITPQEIDVLIGKDRTSFFTNGMALGSKKCSVIRDSLHSEGDWTMDIRTKSQGGEPTYNITVGKADKVLVLVMGKEGVHGGGLNKKAYSMAKYLRDSGF from the exons ATGTCTTGGCAAAGCTACGTGGATAACCTGATGGCCGACGGCAGCTGTCAGGATTCCGCCATTGTTGGGTATACGGACGCCAAATACGTTTGGGCAGCACATGCCGGTGGTACTTTTAGCAACATAACG CCTCAAGAAATTGATGTCCTCATTGGAAAGGACAGGACTAGCTTCTTCACCAACGGCATGGCCTTGGGTTCAAAGAAGTGCTCGGTCATCAGAGACAGCCTCCATAGTGAAGGGGACTGGACAATGGACATCAGGACAAAGAGTCAAGGAGGAGAGCCAACGTACAACATTACTGTAGGCAAAGCTGACAAAG TCTTGGTTCTTGTAATGGGCAAAGAAGGGGTCCACGGAGGCGGATTGAATAAGAAGGCATACTCAATGGCAAAATACTTGAGGGATTCGGGGTTCTAG
- the LOC124009350 gene encoding profilin-2-like isoform X3, whose amino-acid sequence MSWQSYVDNLMADGSCQDSAIVGYTDAKYVWAAHAGGTFSNITPQEIDVLIGKDRTSFFTNGMALGSKKCSVIRDSLHSEGDWTMDIRTKSQGGEPTYNITVGKADKVLVLVMGKEGVHGGGLNKKH is encoded by the exons ATGTCTTGGCAAAGCTACGTGGATAACCTGATGGCCGACGGCAGCTGTCAGGATTCCGCCATTGTTGGGTATACGGACGCCAAATACGTTTGGGCAGCACATGCCGGTGGTACTTTTAGCAACATAACG CCTCAAGAAATTGATGTCCTCATTGGAAAGGACAGGACTAGCTTCTTCACCAACGGCATGGCCTTGGGTTCAAAGAAGTGCTCGGTCATCAGAGACAGCCTCCATAGTGAAGGGGACTGGACAATGGACATCAGGACAAAGAGTCAAGGAGGAGAGCCAACGTACAACATTACTGTAGGCAAAGCTGACAAAG TCTTGGTTCTTGTAATGGGCAAAGAAGGGGTCCACGGAGGCGGATTGAATAAGAAG CATTAA
- the LOC124009350 gene encoding profilin-2-like isoform X1, which translates to MSWQSYVDNLMADGSCQDSAIVGYTDAKYVWAAHAGGTFSNITPQEIDVLIGKDRTSFFTNGMALGSKKCSVIRDSLHSEGDWTMDIRTKSQGGEPTYNITVGKADKALILVMGKEGVHGGQLNKKAFTMAEHLRKSGY; encoded by the exons ATGTCTTGGCAAAGCTACGTGGATAACCTGATGGCCGACGGCAGCTGTCAGGATTCCGCCATTGTTGGGTATACGGACGCCAAATACGTTTGGGCAGCACATGCCGGTGGTACTTTTAGCAACATAACG CCTCAAGAAATTGATGTCCTCATTGGAAAGGACAGGACTAGCTTCTTCACCAACGGCATGGCCTTGGGTTCAAAGAAGTGCTCGGTCATCAGAGACAGCCTCCATAGTGAAGGGGACTGGACAATGGACATCAGGACAAAGAGTCAAGGAGGAGAGCCAACGTACAACATTACTGTAGGCAAAGCTGACAAAG CATTAATTTTAGTCATGGGAAAGGAAGGGGTCCATGGCGGACAGCTCAACAAGAAAGCATTTACCATGGCTGAGCACCTGAGGAAGTCTggatattga